The Verrucomicrobium spinosum DSM 4136 = JCM 18804 genome includes a region encoding these proteins:
- a CDS encoding response regulator, with protein sequence MSSLPLPVDQTASLTRAPYRLLVVDDDLPMLRAVTKVLSRAGAQVCSACSTAEAMALMSDPNLGFDVVLTDLRMPVTSGKFILSVIKSTHPSLPVLIMSAYWTQETKDECTRLGVAECLDKPITSHSLVQAIHRVMHGELPKN encoded by the coding sequence ATGTCCAGCCTTCCCCTGCCTGTTGACCAGACTGCCTCACTCACCCGTGCCCCATACAGACTGCTGGTGGTGGATGACGACCTGCCCATGCTGCGCGCCGTGACCAAGGTGCTCAGCCGTGCCGGAGCCCAGGTATGCTCTGCCTGCTCGACGGCAGAAGCCATGGCACTCATGTCGGATCCGAATCTGGGATTCGACGTCGTCCTGACCGATCTGCGCATGCCTGTGACAAGCGGCAAGTTCATTCTCAGTGTCATCAAAAGCACGCACCCAAGCCTGCCAGTGCTCATCATGAGCGCGTACTGGACTCAGGAGACAAAGGACGAATGCACGCGCCTCGGTGTGGCGGAGTGCTTGGACAAGCCCATCACCTCCCACTCGCTCGTCCAGGCCATCCATCGGGTGATGCATGGCGAATTGCCAAAAAACTGA
- a CDS encoding IS630-like element ISVsp12 family transposase produces MIKIDLCSEDLEAIAEELDDPEIDLRTRHRLMTVRLHHLKVPHQAIAQALSLCEDTVTNYLKLYRDGGLAGLLEDRYYRPTSSVAPWLEHIAKSFEQDPVATSGEGAARIEQISGIRLSDAQARRIMIGLGLKFRKTAAVPGGADVQLQFEFLHEELLPRLDEAQQGRRRVFFVDAAHFVLGSFLGMIWSFTRIFVPSASGRQRYNVLGAVETRDHDFVSIRTTDSINEQVVCDLITKIYETYGNEPITLVMDNARYQRSRLVGEVAEGLGIELLYLPPYSPNLNLIERVWRLVKTRCLRNKYFESFALFRAAIDEYLDSLSEANRRYLQSLVTENFQLFEIPNS; encoded by the coding sequence ATGATCAAGATTGATTTGTGCAGCGAAGACCTTGAAGCTATTGCCGAAGAACTCGACGATCCAGAGATTGACCTGCGGACCCGCCACCGGTTGATGACGGTGCGGCTGCATCATCTCAAGGTCCCACATCAGGCCATTGCCCAGGCGCTCAGCCTCTGCGAGGACACCGTCACCAACTATCTCAAGCTCTACCGTGATGGCGGGTTGGCCGGGCTCTTGGAGGACCGCTATTACAGGCCCACCAGCAGTGTTGCTCCATGGCTGGAGCACATTGCCAAGTCTTTTGAGCAAGATCCGGTCGCCACCTCAGGTGAAGGTGCTGCCAGAATCGAGCAAATCAGCGGCATCCGGCTCTCCGACGCCCAGGCCAGGAGGATCATGATCGGCTTGGGCTTGAAGTTTCGCAAGACCGCCGCGGTGCCCGGGGGAGCAGATGTGCAACTGCAATTTGAGTTCCTTCATGAAGAGTTGCTGCCCCGCCTGGACGAGGCTCAGCAGGGGCGAAGGCGGGTTTTTTTCGTTGATGCCGCCCATTTTGTGCTGGGTTCGTTTTTGGGCATGATCTGGTCTTTCACCCGGATCTTCGTACCCAGCGCCAGTGGGCGGCAACGTTACAACGTGCTGGGAGCCGTGGAGACCCGCGATCATGATTTTGTCAGCATTCGCACCACGGACTCGATCAATGAGCAGGTGGTGTGTGACTTGATCACCAAGATATACGAAACCTATGGAAACGAGCCCATAACCCTGGTGATGGACAACGCTCGGTATCAAAGAAGCCGGCTGGTGGGGGAGGTGGCTGAAGGGCTTGGCATAGAGCTACTCTACCTGCCACCCTACTCACCGAATTTGAATCTTATCGAGCGGGTGTGGCGACTGGTGAAGACTCGATGCTTGAGAAACAAGTACTTTGAGAGCTTTGCGCTCTTCAGGGCGGCAATCGATGAGTATCTTGACTCACTGAGCGAAGCCAATCGCAGATATCTGCAATCCTTGGTAACTGAAAACTTCCAGCTCTTTGAAATCCCGAATTCTTAA
- a CDS encoding class I SAM-dependent methyltransferase: METLLDLGREYQNRFAALAPYRDAVWKVLVKGFFQNFVDRNATVLDLGAGWGEFTRNIQAGRRIAMDLNPDMPARVGPGVETILQDCSQTWQLPDNSLDVIFTSNFFEHLLTKDALRRTLIEGLRCLKPGGKIIALGPNIRALHGTYWDFWDHYLALSDRTMTEVLTLTGYAVERAVPRFLPYSMSLGMTPPVVLVGLYLKLPFLWRFFGKQFLVVARKPVE; this comes from the coding sequence ATGGAAACGCTGTTGGATCTGGGAAGAGAGTATCAAAATCGCTTCGCGGCGCTAGCGCCTTATCGGGACGCGGTGTGGAAGGTGCTGGTGAAGGGTTTTTTCCAGAACTTTGTCGATCGCAATGCCACGGTCTTGGATCTGGGAGCGGGGTGGGGAGAGTTCACTCGCAACATCCAGGCGGGTCGGCGGATCGCGATGGACCTGAATCCCGACATGCCGGCAAGGGTGGGGCCCGGAGTGGAGACCATCCTGCAGGACTGCTCCCAAACTTGGCAACTGCCGGACAATTCTTTGGACGTGATTTTCACGAGCAACTTCTTTGAGCATCTGCTGACCAAGGATGCCTTGCGCCGCACGCTCATCGAGGGACTGCGGTGCCTGAAGCCTGGGGGAAAGATCATCGCCCTGGGGCCCAACATCCGGGCGCTGCATGGGACCTACTGGGACTTCTGGGATCACTACCTCGCCCTGAGTGACCGGACTATGACGGAGGTGCTCACGCTGACGGGGTATGCAGTGGAGCGGGCGGTGCCCCGCTTTCTGCCGTACTCCATGTCTCTGGGGATGACACCGCCGGTGGTGCTGGTGGGCCTGTACCTGAAGCTGCCCTTCCTGTGGCGCTTTTTTGGGAAGCAGTTTCTGGTGGTGGCGCGGAAGCCGGTAGAGTGA
- a CDS encoding sugar-binding protein has translation MDIRGQVVSGQKRVGTSGTGTIFKGWDAAYAYDDIGNLTESRFGGLGGIGDPVGSETITYTANALNQYEEIANPRAAYVMGTAAYSATDPSLHTEVVINGQTADRIGVNFVEKLSPSGTGPKWEPLNFELVRNSVTQSFQQHLYVSPVQETLTYDLDGNLTGDGRWTYAWDGENRLAGMTTQAVAESAGVPGLKLTFAYDGQSRRVQKKVEGRTTSSDPWALRSDTRFVYDGWNMVGEAEYLATAADAPPTFGVGTAGPYWRRTYVWGEDLSGNLQGAGGVGGLLLINRHERGSKPLRTSWATSDLNGNVIGLVESNLKAVYEYDPFGKPLRVSEPEEDLNPFRFSTKYTDAETGLCYYGCRYYTSLHEDFGFGCYVVASRFDGSTIDT, from the coding sequence GTGGACATTCGCGGCCAGGTGGTCAGCGGGCAAAAGCGGGTGGGCACCTCGGGCACGGGCACCATCTTCAAAGGATGGGATGCCGCTTACGCCTATGACGACATCGGCAATCTCACGGAATCGCGCTTTGGCGGCCTCGGAGGCATTGGTGATCCGGTCGGGTCAGAGACCATCACCTACACAGCCAATGCGCTCAACCAGTACGAGGAGATTGCCAATCCGCGTGCCGCCTATGTCATGGGCACGGCGGCCTATTCGGCAACCGATCCGTCATTGCACACGGAGGTGGTGATCAACGGCCAGACCGCAGATCGTATCGGCGTTAACTTTGTGGAGAAGCTGAGTCCATCAGGCACAGGACCGAAGTGGGAGCCGTTGAATTTTGAGCTCGTGCGCAATTCTGTGACGCAGAGCTTCCAGCAGCATCTGTACGTGTCCCCTGTCCAGGAAACCCTGACGTATGACCTCGACGGCAACCTGACGGGGGACGGGCGCTGGACTTACGCTTGGGACGGGGAGAACCGTCTGGCGGGCATGACCACGCAGGCCGTTGCCGAGTCGGCAGGCGTGCCAGGGCTGAAGCTGACCTTTGCCTATGATGGCCAGAGCCGTCGGGTGCAGAAGAAAGTGGAGGGGCGCACGACATCGAGCGACCCTTGGGCCTTGCGTTCGGACACCCGTTTTGTGTATGATGGCTGGAATATGGTGGGCGAAGCGGAATACCTGGCCACAGCAGCAGATGCGCCGCCGACGTTTGGTGTCGGCACGGCCGGACCCTACTGGCGTCGGACCTATGTCTGGGGCGAGGATCTTAGTGGCAACCTCCAGGGAGCTGGAGGCGTGGGTGGGTTGCTCTTGATCAACCGTCATGAACGCGGCAGCAAGCCTTTGCGGACAAGCTGGGCGACCAGTGACCTGAACGGTAACGTCATCGGGTTGGTGGAGAGTAACCTGAAGGCGGTGTACGAATACGACCCCTTCGGCAAGCCGCTGCGGGTGAGCGAGCCCGAGGAAGATTTGAATCCGTTCCGGTTCAGCACGAAGTACACGGATGCCGAGACGGGGTTGTGCTACTACGGCTGCCGATACTATACTTCTCTGCATGAAGATTTCGGATTCGGTTGTTATGTGGTTGCTAGTAGGTTCGATGGAAGTACTATAGACACATGA
- the tnpA gene encoding IS66 family insertion sequence element accessory protein TnpA produces MKRYDVYEYDVIGIEAGRAGRVHTPAARREELLAEFARSGLSGARFAALAGVHYQTFMGWVHKQNRRPGTTVSARRPPRFVEVMAPPAPEPPQPLTIELATGITLQLHHASQVPLAGELLRNLARPC; encoded by the coding sequence TTGAAAAGGTATGACGTCTATGAGTACGACGTCATTGGTATTGAAGCAGGACGGGCTGGGCGGGTGCACACCCCGGCGGCACGCCGGGAGGAGCTCCTCGCCGAGTTCGCGCGCAGCGGTCTGAGCGGGGCCCGTTTCGCCGCGCTGGCTGGCGTGCACTATCAAACCTTCATGGGCTGGGTGCACAAGCAAAACCGCCGACCGGGCACAACTGTGTCAGCCCGGCGACCGCCGCGCTTTGTGGAGGTGATGGCACCTCCTGCTCCGGAGCCGCCCCAGCCTCTGACCATCGAGCTGGCCACGGGCATCACCCTGCAACTGCACCATGCCAGCCAGGTGCCCCTGGCCGGTGAACTCCTGCGCAACCTCGCCCGGCCATGTTGA
- a CDS encoding helix-turn-helix transcriptional regulator: MNLPSPPALSAAECRRFNDHVAALYAGALREEPLPVIARTLATVVGGTVAAACLSPALPEKAPGFALSEHGAFDWSPEQFRLLQSHPRLQSGPRGEVLSVSDFLSQARWQRTDLYNVDRGSVRLEDDLGVDLRLPGGELFQGCVIREKRNFTERDRLLFTLLLPHLRNLLMLNPPGSGSCAPSPDRLVGLGLTPREQEVLYWISEGKTNADTATILNISPGTVRVHLERIYPKLGVENRMSASRIALEKLYPTRFGA, encoded by the coding sequence ATGAACCTCCCCTCTCCACCTGCCTTGTCCGCGGCTGAATGCCGTCGGTTCAATGATCATGTGGCGGCGCTCTATGCAGGCGCACTGAGAGAAGAGCCGCTGCCCGTGATTGCCCGCACGCTGGCGACCGTGGTGGGTGGGACAGTGGCAGCAGCCTGTCTTAGCCCGGCTTTGCCAGAGAAAGCGCCGGGGTTTGCCCTCTCTGAACACGGCGCCTTCGACTGGAGCCCGGAGCAATTCCGGCTCTTGCAATCGCATCCGCGTCTGCAATCGGGGCCGCGCGGCGAAGTGCTGAGCGTCTCCGACTTTCTGAGTCAGGCCCGCTGGCAGCGTACGGATCTGTACAATGTGGACCGCGGATCCGTGCGTCTGGAAGACGATCTGGGCGTGGATCTGCGTCTGCCAGGGGGAGAGCTTTTCCAGGGATGCGTCATCCGCGAGAAGCGCAATTTCACGGAGCGAGACCGGCTCCTTTTCACGCTGCTTTTGCCCCACCTGCGCAACCTCTTGATGTTGAACCCACCCGGGTCAGGGTCTTGCGCCCCCTCTCCTGACCGCCTGGTGGGTCTTGGGCTGACGCCTCGCGAACAGGAAGTGCTCTATTGGATCTCAGAAGGGAAGACCAACGCGGATACGGCGACCATCCTAAATATCTCCCCTGGCACGGTCCGGGTCCACCTGGAGCGCATCTACCCCAAACTGGGGGTGGAAAACCGCATGTCCGCGAGCCGCATAGCCCTGGAGAAACTGTACCCGACCCGGTTTGGAGCATAG
- a CDS encoding RHS repeat domain-containing protein, translating to MRGRWINRDPIEEEGGSNLYCMVNNSALTEIDPLGLVSFVYIGSLDSSASAQNKIYYAGQIKNVPELERARKAGGKGICDLRLGFHGNLSGIALNGFYKTGKEPYDAKNDKSFPSGMNNMSYWRRSPPSWVSGDDAITFVDKNNAANFGQLLAKAVPFDKSGCVIWLAVCEASKSGVTFAIAKATGCDVKSTEVGVRPDPLNIGHSEGREGEYAPWDTTKPDGTMTPDPRFKNKR from the coding sequence TTGCGTGGTCGGTGGATCAATCGGGATCCGATTGAAGAAGAGGGAGGAAGTAATCTCTATTGTATGGTGAATAATAGTGCGCTTACTGAGATTGATCCTCTCGGGTTGGTTTCGTTTGTGTATATCGGAAGTCTGGATTCCAGTGCATCTGCGCAAAACAAGATCTACTATGCTGGGCAAATTAAGAACGTTCCCGAGTTGGAGAGAGCTAGAAAGGCTGGTGGTAAAGGAATTTGTGATTTAAGACTTGGGTTTCACGGAAATTTGTCGGGCATTGCTTTAAATGGCTTTTATAAAACAGGCAAAGAGCCTTATGATGCGAAAAATGACAAATCCTTTCCTTCGGGGATGAACAATATGAGTTACTGGAGGCGGAGTCCTCCCTCTTGGGTGAGTGGGGATGATGCAATAACGTTTGTTGACAAGAACAACGCTGCTAACTTTGGTCAGTTGCTGGCGAAGGCTGTGCCCTTCGATAAATCTGGATGTGTTATTTGGTTGGCTGTGTGTGAAGCATCAAAGTCAGGTGTCACTTTTGCGATAGCAAAAGCGACGGGTTGTGATGTGAAAAGCACTGAGGTTGGCGTACGACCTGATCCCTTGAACATAGGCCACAGTGAAGGTAGAGAAGGGGAGTATGCACCTTGGGATACTACCAAACCGGATGGCACGATGACTCCAGATCCTCGATTTAAAAATAAGAGGTAA
- a CDS encoding sensor histidine kinase, whose amino-acid sequence MKKALKRPAIALGLATLLTVAIGALDYFTGQECQVVALYLLPVSLVVWVAGRRWGMAFSLLSACTWLAAEVGIGGIHARQSSLLWNALMFLTVFLMVALLLSALHDMMNSLERRVRLRTSQLREEMTRRHDAELARLRAERLAQVGTMAAQVAHEVRNPLGAISLNLDLLACEVTELASSAPTPATHTPHEAHALVDQIRAEVERVEKVVRDYLGFARLPKVMPAPHCLHTFLDEKLALLLPELGKAHVRLIKSYDPQVRTANIDAVQLWQVLLNLVLNARDAMPAGGVLRVATRQSGTALQITVTDTGCGIRKEDLPSLFTPFFTTKANGTGLGLALSHQIIAEHDGELSCQSIPGSGTTFTITLPLLPDQALSPSTSPPSLSLDHFNPQASSSHELHVQPSPAC is encoded by the coding sequence GTGAAGAAAGCCCTCAAGCGCCCTGCGATTGCTCTTGGTCTGGCCACGCTGCTCACCGTGGCAATTGGCGCACTGGACTACTTCACAGGGCAGGAGTGCCAGGTGGTGGCGCTCTACCTGCTGCCAGTGTCTCTTGTCGTATGGGTCGCAGGGCGGCGCTGGGGCATGGCGTTCAGCTTGCTCTCCGCCTGCACCTGGCTCGCCGCGGAAGTCGGAATCGGCGGCATTCATGCCCGGCAATCCAGCCTGCTCTGGAATGCACTCATGTTTCTGACGGTGTTCCTCATGGTGGCCCTGTTGCTGTCCGCCCTCCATGACATGATGAACTCTCTGGAACGGAGGGTGCGCCTGAGGACGAGTCAGCTGCGGGAGGAAATGACGCGACGTCACGATGCGGAGCTGGCACGACTACGGGCGGAACGACTGGCGCAAGTAGGCACCATGGCGGCGCAGGTGGCCCACGAAGTGCGCAATCCCCTGGGAGCTATTTCCCTTAACCTCGACCTTCTGGCCTGCGAGGTGACCGAGCTTGCCAGCAGCGCCCCCACTCCAGCAACCCATACGCCGCATGAAGCCCACGCCCTGGTGGATCAGATCCGTGCCGAGGTGGAACGTGTCGAGAAGGTCGTGCGGGACTACCTCGGATTTGCGCGGCTGCCCAAGGTGATGCCGGCCCCCCATTGTTTGCACACTTTCCTGGATGAGAAGCTCGCCCTGCTCCTGCCCGAACTGGGCAAGGCCCATGTGCGCCTCATCAAGAGCTACGATCCGCAAGTGCGTACCGCCAACATCGATGCGGTGCAGCTATGGCAGGTCCTGCTCAATCTCGTATTGAACGCGCGGGACGCCATGCCCGCAGGCGGCGTGCTGCGCGTGGCCACCCGGCAGTCTGGGACTGCACTGCAGATCACCGTGACAGACACCGGTTGCGGCATCCGCAAGGAGGACCTGCCCAGCCTTTTCACCCCTTTCTTCACGACCAAGGCCAATGGCACCGGACTTGGCCTGGCGCTGTCCCACCAGATCATCGCCGAGCATGATGGAGAACTCTCCTGCCAGAGCATCCCCGGATCAGGGACCACGTTCACCATCACGCTGCCCCTCCTGCCGGATCAAGCTCTCTCCCCATCGACTTCACCTCCCTCGCTCTCACTCGATCACTTCAATCCCCAAGCCTCATCATCCCATGAACTCCATGTCCAGCCTTCCCCTGCCTGTTGA
- a CDS encoding transposase, whose product MASPRYFAEPSVPVAYYHCISRVVERRLAFGPEEKEQFVRLMRAYEVFCQVRVLSYCVMSNHFHIMVEVRKRPEGEVYSDEWLLKQVALIYSKPAVRMLKETLETFRSQGHDAAAEELKERYLGRMWDVSQFMKELKQRFSLWFNKRENRKGTLWEERFTSVLLEGELATLSVMSAYIDLNPVRAGLVQDPKDYRWCSYAEAVAGGRKALFALYAITNEHRAHVPNQPAPVKRMPSAARVLAGYRVWLFGQGEEVREGHSTDSQVLRRGIKREVVEQVRAEDGRLTLVETLRHRVTYFTAGVALGRREFVNGFFEARRNQFDARRSQGARTMKGGSFAGMFAFRTPRIGVV is encoded by the coding sequence ATGGCCTCGCCTCGATACTTTGCGGAACCTTCGGTTCCGGTCGCGTACTACCATTGCATCTCCAGGGTGGTGGAGCGGCGGTTGGCGTTTGGGCCGGAGGAGAAGGAGCAGTTTGTGCGGCTCATGCGGGCCTATGAGGTGTTCTGCCAGGTGCGGGTGTTGTCCTATTGCGTGATGTCCAATCACTTCCACATCATGGTGGAGGTCAGGAAGCGGCCTGAAGGGGAGGTGTATTCGGATGAATGGCTGCTGAAGCAGGTGGCGCTGATCTATTCCAAACCGGCGGTGCGGATGCTCAAGGAGACGCTGGAAACCTTTCGCAGCCAGGGGCATGACGCGGCGGCAGAGGAGCTCAAGGAAAGATACCTGGGCCGGATGTGGGATGTGAGCCAGTTCATGAAGGAGCTCAAACAGCGCTTCAGCTTGTGGTTCAACAAGAGGGAGAATCGCAAGGGAACCCTGTGGGAAGAGCGTTTTACCAGCGTTTTGTTGGAAGGCGAGTTGGCGACGCTCTCGGTGATGAGTGCCTACATCGATCTCAACCCGGTGCGGGCGGGATTGGTTCAGGACCCCAAGGACTATCGTTGGTGCAGCTATGCGGAGGCCGTGGCAGGTGGTCGCAAGGCATTGTTTGCCCTGTACGCGATCACCAACGAACACCGGGCTCATGTGCCAAATCAGCCAGCCCCGGTGAAGAGGATGCCTAGCGCGGCCAGAGTGCTGGCTGGCTACCGGGTGTGGCTCTTTGGTCAGGGGGAAGAGGTTCGAGAGGGTCACTCTACCGACAGTCAGGTGCTGCGCAGAGGGATCAAGCGTGAGGTCGTGGAGCAGGTGCGTGCAGAAGATGGAAGGCTCACGTTGGTGGAGACACTGCGGCACCGGGTGACGTATTTCACCGCTGGGGTGGCCCTGGGGCGAAGAGAGTTTGTGAATGGATTCTTTGAAGCCCGGCGGAATCAGTTTGATGCCCGACGGAGCCAGGGGGCGAGGACGATGAAGGGAGGAAGCTTTGCCGGGATGTTTGCTTTCCGGACACCGAGGATTGGTGTGGTGTAG
- a CDS encoding DNA/RNA non-specific endonuclease: MKLPRATIAAAEQRLQSVPVPPPAPPSVASPTTPTAPGAEFATAAAAPAASYAGGSPVITSGTSAPPGMRTIARRAAYLSVGGVTPSKSEQERILGTNDLVDEFYLLRALLAAQPVARLNVRSPLGKGFATGFMISPRLLLTNWHVFPTAAAAVESVAEFNYRDDVAGNPEPFFTFRLRPDLFFHSFQGLDFAVVSVEPTSVTEGRPLSSFGYHRLIPTTGKVGKDEWLTIIQHPGGARRQFAIRENQCISTDEPDALLYKSDTAQGSSGSPVLNDSFLIAALHHAGRARRDAQGLYILKDGRKVASIEGLDDSLVDWTSNAGIRISRICAALLTLPDQNGHITELKAAMEGSDDVLSRAFRHAGASPLERLLENRTDATPPVPTSASNGSHLLPPPQGHGLQLPVNLDLRLSLYGQPLILPAALVKAAPAAPAPAPAPPPLPAPGPPPAETALVERLVYLEPKIDDQYENRTGFNTWFLMDEGEPENPALVVELPIPTDDIAAPVREADGGEHELKYEHFSVFMHKTRRLALLTASNVDWNGVSRRPEEGRDYGRKALNGFPMEGRDIIAEKWVIDRRMEPRYQVPDSFYTEDRGAFDKGHVVRRDDVCWGYDYAEVQRANGDTFHLTNCTPQVKGFNQSGSDGIWGDLENEVQRQGKQERYCIFAGPVFDEDGTHDDDDRTFSGRDEEGRMLRVKIPQRYWKMIIARRDNRLEVFAFILRQDLSSVLLEFDVTATWRPHQVSVAELETALGGTLTFPANLHAADTHQPAAAPEIAPQCPRPRRRPTAATGDPGSPPPTRRRSRG; encoded by the coding sequence ATGAAACTGCCCCGCGCTACCATTGCCGCTGCCGAGCAGCGCCTCCAGTCCGTGCCTGTCCCTCCGCCAGCGCCCCCGTCGGTAGCGTCACCCACCACCCCTACCGCCCCAGGCGCAGAGTTCGCCACCGCGGCCGCTGCCCCAGCGGCATCCTATGCGGGCGGCTCACCTGTCATCACTTCCGGCACGAGCGCGCCGCCGGGCATGCGCACCATCGCCCGCCGCGCCGCCTATCTCTCGGTCGGCGGCGTCACTCCTTCCAAGAGTGAGCAGGAGCGCATCCTCGGCACCAATGATCTGGTTGACGAGTTTTACCTCCTGCGTGCCCTCCTGGCCGCCCAGCCCGTCGCCCGGCTCAATGTCCGTTCGCCCCTTGGCAAGGGCTTTGCCACCGGCTTCATGATCTCGCCGCGGCTCCTCCTCACCAACTGGCACGTCTTCCCCACCGCCGCCGCCGCAGTGGAGTCAGTCGCCGAGTTCAACTACCGGGACGACGTTGCCGGCAATCCCGAGCCCTTTTTCACCTTCCGGCTCCGGCCCGACCTCTTCTTCCACAGCTTTCAGGGGCTCGACTTTGCAGTTGTTTCTGTAGAACCCACCTCCGTCACGGAGGGCAGACCCCTGTCCTCCTTTGGCTATCACCGGCTCATCCCCACCACCGGCAAGGTGGGAAAGGACGAATGGCTCACCATCATCCAGCACCCCGGCGGGGCCCGCCGTCAGTTCGCCATCCGGGAGAACCAGTGCATCAGCACCGATGAGCCCGACGCACTCCTGTACAAGAGCGACACCGCCCAGGGCTCCTCCGGCTCGCCCGTGCTCAATGACTCCTTCCTCATCGCCGCGCTCCACCATGCCGGCCGCGCCCGCCGGGATGCCCAAGGCCTCTACATTCTCAAGGACGGCCGCAAGGTGGCCAGCATCGAAGGTCTCGACGACTCCCTGGTGGACTGGACCTCCAACGCTGGCATCCGCATTTCCCGCATCTGTGCCGCCCTGCTCACCCTGCCAGACCAAAATGGGCACATCACCGAGCTCAAGGCCGCGATGGAAGGCAGCGATGATGTCCTCTCCCGAGCCTTCCGCCATGCCGGCGCGAGTCCCCTGGAAAGGTTGCTCGAAAACCGCACAGATGCCACCCCACCTGTTCCCACATCAGCCAGCAACGGGTCCCACCTCCTCCCCCCTCCCCAGGGCCATGGCCTCCAGCTTCCTGTGAACCTGGATCTCCGCCTCAGCCTCTACGGCCAGCCCCTCATCCTGCCCGCCGCTCTTGTCAAAGCCGCTCCCGCTGCGCCCGCGCCCGCGCCCGCACCGCCGCCCCTGCCGGCCCCAGGACCTCCACCGGCTGAGACCGCCCTCGTGGAGCGCCTCGTTTACCTCGAACCCAAAATCGATGACCAGTACGAAAATCGCACCGGCTTCAACACCTGGTTCCTCATGGACGAGGGCGAGCCCGAGAATCCTGCGCTCGTTGTCGAACTTCCCATCCCCACCGATGACATCGCCGCCCCTGTGAGGGAGGCGGACGGCGGCGAACATGAGCTCAAGTATGAGCACTTCAGCGTCTTCATGCACAAGACGCGACGGCTCGCCCTCCTCACCGCCTCCAACGTGGACTGGAACGGAGTCAGCCGCAGGCCCGAGGAAGGCCGCGACTACGGCCGCAAAGCCCTCAACGGCTTCCCGATGGAAGGCCGCGACATCATCGCGGAGAAGTGGGTCATCGACCGCCGCATGGAGCCGCGCTATCAGGTCCCCGACAGCTTTTACACCGAGGATCGCGGTGCCTTTGACAAGGGCCACGTCGTCCGCCGTGACGACGTCTGCTGGGGCTATGACTACGCCGAGGTCCAGCGTGCCAACGGCGACACCTTCCACCTCACCAACTGCACACCCCAGGTTAAAGGATTTAACCAGTCAGGCTCCGACGGCATCTGGGGCGACCTGGAGAACGAGGTCCAGCGGCAGGGCAAGCAGGAGCGCTACTGCATCTTTGCCGGCCCGGTCTTTGACGAAGACGGCACCCATGACGACGACGACCGCACCTTCAGCGGCCGGGATGAAGAGGGCCGCATGCTCCGGGTAAAAATCCCGCAACGCTATTGGAAGATGATCATTGCCCGCAGGGACAACCGGCTCGAGGTCTTCGCCTTCATCTTGCGCCAGGACCTCAGCAGCGTTCTCTTGGAGTTCGATGTTACCGCCACTTGGCGGCCCCACCAGGTCTCCGTGGCGGAGCTTGAGACGGCCTTGGGCGGCACCCTCACTTTCCCCGCCAATCTTCACGCAGCAGACACCCACCAACCTGCTGCCGCACCAGAGATCGCCCCCCAGTGTCCCCGCCCCCGCCGCCGACCCACAGCCGCCACCGGGGATCCGGGCAGCCCGCCCCCCACACGCCGACGCAGCCGCGGTTGA